A genomic window from Scomber scombrus chromosome 18, fScoSco1.1, whole genome shotgun sequence includes:
- the LOC133999955 gene encoding somatostatin receptor type 5-like: MDASTPSFKMDYNNSTSISEDVGISFSQPFTIDYQNVSVRTEQMPFNVFTAVVYTIVFILGLLGNTLAIYVVVRYAKMKTVTNMYILNLALADELYILGIPFLATNSLLSYWPYGDFFCKVCMTADAMSQFTSTFCLTVMSIDRYLAVVHPIRSAKWRKLQVAKVFNGMVWVVSFLIVLPVTIYSHVQEGFNTCNITWPEPQNLWSIVFILYTSILGFFCPLVVISICYLVIVIKVRSAGVRAGLTKRRKSERKVTRMVVVIVLVFVLCWLPFFTTNIVNLVHIIPENNATAAVYFLTVILTYVNSCANPVLYGFLSDKFKQSFQKVLCFHKPNGVGTTQKRGGGQTASRGRPIENHDPVLSHRNQNQNEKMQQVQVLLKNYSSD; this comes from the exons ATGGACGCTAGCACTCCCTCCTTCAAGATGGATTATAATAATTCAACGTCGATTTCTGAGGATGTCGGCATATCTTTCTCCCAACCTTTCACTATAGACTACCAAAATGTCTCTGTCAGGACTGAGCAAATGCCCTTTAATGTGTTCACCGCAGTCGTCTACACCATTGTCTTCATCTTGGGTCTTCTGGGTAACACACTGGCCATCTATGTGGTGGTTCGCTATGCCAAGATGAAGACAGTAACTAACATGTACATCCTCAACTTAGCCTTGGCAGATGAACTCTACATCCTGGGAATTCCCTTCCTTGCCACTAATAGTCTGCTTTCCTACTGGCCATATGGTGATTTCTTCTGCAAGGTGTGCATGACTGCTGATGCCATGAGCCAGTTCACCTCAACCTTCTGCCTGACAGTGATGAGCATCGATCGCTATCTGGCTGTAGTTCATCCTATTCGCAGTGCCAAATGGCGAAAGCTGCAGGTGGCAAAGGTTTTCAATGGCATGGTGTGGGTTGTGTCCTTTCTCATTGTGCTCCCGGTCACCATCTACTCACATGTACAGGAGGGATTCAATACCTGCAACATAACCTGGCCCGAACCACAGAATTTGTGGTCCATTGTCTTCATCCTGTATACATCTATCCTGGGCTTCTTTTGTCCTCTTGTTGTCATCAGCATCTGCTACCTGGTCATTGTAATCAAG GTGAGGTCAGCGGGTGTGCGAGCAGGCCTGACTAAGCGGCGTAAGTCTGAGCGTAAAGTGACACGAATGGTGGTGGTCATTGTGTTGGTGTTTGTGCTTTGTTGGCTGCCCTTCTTCACGACCAACATTGTCAACCTGGTTCATATCATCCCTGAGAACAATGCCACCGCTGCAGTCTACTTCTTGACGGTCATCCTCACCTACGTCAACTCCTGTGCCAACCCAGTCCTCTACGGCTTCCTCTCTGACAAATTCAAGCAAAGCTTCCAGAAGGTGCTCTGCTTCCACAAACCAAATGGTGTCGGCACAACACAAAAGAGGGGAGGTGGACAGACGGCATCCCGGGGCAGACCAATTGAAAACCATGATCCTGTTTTGTCGCACagaaatcagaatcagaatgAAAAGATGCAGCAGGTCCAGGTATTGTTAAAAAATTATTCATCTGATTGA
- the LOC134000178 gene encoding myeloid-associated differentiation marker homolog, which translates to MVNVDLRALTKPVGIMRIMAAILACMSLSLAASGGYDTSPYWAWCMFTWCFCFFFTLLILILEFTTFSTKLPFAWEDFTAAFAMLASLMCLAVCIIYPTFFLCNNCHRQIGASAVSAVCFGVYVGEVSLNYYYPSGQNSGFLSTVPGIMKMLETFLACLIFTSLEESQYFASPELQWCVAVYSLCFIFAILIIVLSVGQWTSFLPFAFEKLAIIYNLLAALMYLSAMVMWPLYSFHGNKRPNSCAIIRPCPWDKQMVVTFMTIFNFIVYTLDSAYSIRLVFCVGNQ; encoded by the coding sequence ATGGTCAATGTGGATTTACGGGCGCTCACTAAGCCTGTGGGAATTATGCGAATAATGGCAGCAATCCTCGCCTGTATGTCTTTAAGCCTGGCGGCAAGTGGTGGATATGATACATCTCCCTACTGGGCGTGGTGCATGTTCACCTGgtgcttctgcttcttcttcacCCTTCTAATTCTCATCCTGGAGTTCACCACTTTCAGCACAAAATTACCTTTCGCCTGGGAAGACTTCACCGCTGCCTTTGCTATGCTGGCAAGCCTCATGTGCCTGGCCGTCTGCATCATCTACCCCACTTTTTTCCTTTGCAACAACTGCCACCGTCAAATTGGTGCCTCTGCAGTGTCAGCGGTGTGTTTCGGGGTGTATGTAGGTGAAGTGTCCCTAAACTACTATTATCCGAGTGGACAGAACAGCGGGTTCCTCTCCACGGTGCCTGGCATAATGAAGATGCTGGAGACCTTCCTCGCCTGTCTTATCTTCACATCTCTGGAGGAAAGTCAATACTTTGCCTCCCCAGAACTGCAGTGGTGTGTGGCCGTGTACTCCCTGTGCTTCATCTTTGCCATACTCATAATCGTGCTCTCCGTTGGACAGTGGACCTCATTTCTTCCATTTGCTTTTGAAAAGCTAGCAATCATTTACAACCTTTTGGCAGCGCTGATGTATTTGTCAGCTATGGTGATGTGGCCACTGTATAGTTTCCACGGTAATAAGAGACCCAATAGCTGTGCGATTATACGCCCGTGTCCCTGGGATAAACAAATGGTGGTTACTTTCATGACAATCTTCAACTTTATTGTTTACACCCTGGACAGTGCCTATTCTATACGCCTAGTGTTCTGTGTTGGTAACCAGTGA
- the LOC133999956 gene encoding myeloid-associated differentiation marker homolog translates to MAVAIDFKTLTAPVGIVRILEVVFTIVTASLVGSLYHSTYSFWVWCMFTWCFCICVSLLILILELFGLSAKLPISWNDFTTAFAMLATLMVLAASIIYPIYYTCSSCGRQIGATVTSILAFILYAVEVGLTRAKSGEISGFLATVPGLLKVLEAFVACIIFICLEEHFYIHYAGLQWCVAVYSICFIFALLVIILTIGRLLALLPFDKILIVCNVLAVLMYMTAAVIWPVYAFRDIPRPSNCPTPVYCISWNNTVVISFMTCVNLVVYIVDTVYSFRLVFITPT, encoded by the exons ATGGCCGTGGCCATCGATTTTAAGACACTGACAGCGCCTGTGGGCATTGTGCGGATACTAGAGGTGGTCTTCACCATTGTAACCGCAAGCCTTGTGGGATCGTTGTACCACTCGACTTACTCCTTCTGGGTGTGGTGCATGTTCACCTGGTGCTTCTGCATCTGCGTCTCCTTACTCATACTCATCCTGGAGCTCTTCGGTCTCAGTGCAAAGTTGCCCATCTCCTGGAATGACTTCACTACAGCTTTTGCCATGTTGGCTACCCTAATG GTGCTGGCAGCATCCATCATCTATCCCATCTATTACACTTGCTCCAGCTGTGGCAGACAGATTGGTGCCACTGTTACCTCCATTCTGGCCTTCATCCTATACGCTGTTGAGGTTGGGCTGACCCGTGCCAAATCTGGTGAGATAAGTGGATTTCTGGCCACAGTCCCAGGTCTCCTCAAAGTTCTGGAGGCCTTTGTGGCCTGCATCATCTTCATCTGCTTGGAGGAACACTTTTATATTCATTATGCAGGGCTCCAATGGTGTGTTGCTGTCTATTCCATTTGCTTCATTTTCGCCCTGCTTGTCATTATTTTAACTATTGGCCGCCTTTTGGCTCTCTTACCATTTGACAAAATTCTTATAGTCTGCAATGTGTTGGCTGTGTTGATGTACATGACAGCTGCGGTCATCTGGCCGGTTTACGCCTTCAGGGACATCCCTAGGCCAAGTAACTGCCCAACACCTGTTTATTGTATATCGTGGAATAATACGGTTGTCATAAGTTTCATGACCTGTGTCAACCTTGTTGTCTATATTGTTGATACGGTTTATTCTTTTAGGCTGGTCTTCATCACTCCAACATAG